A single Desulfitobacterium chlororespirans DSM 11544 DNA region contains:
- the msrB gene encoding peptide-methionine (R)-S-oxide reductase MsrB — MTVDKTNPEVATFAGGCFWCMESVYSPLPGVLEVLSGYTGGHVENPTYNEVCSHTTGHREAIQIKFNPNRVSYKELLDLFWRQIDPTDPGGQFHDRGESYQTAIFYHSEEQRRLAEESKNALISSSHFDKPIVTEILPAVPFYPAEDYHQGYHQKNAFRYALYRQGSGRDAFINKHWAKEKEQLKKRLTPLQFHVTQEKGTEPPFQNEFWNNKQEGIYVDVVSGEPLFSSKDKFDSGCGWPSFTRPVLKSNIVEKIDLSHNMTRTEVVSRNSESHLGHVFDDGPGPDGLRYCINSAALRFIPKEDLEREGYGDLLRLFRD; from the coding sequence ATGACAGTTGATAAAACCAATCCGGAAGTTGCCACTTTTGCCGGGGGTTGCTTTTGGTGTATGGAATCAGTATACAGCCCCTTGCCTGGGGTTTTGGAGGTTCTATCCGGCTACACCGGCGGCCATGTGGAAAACCCCACCTATAACGAGGTATGTTCCCACACCACCGGACATCGGGAAGCGATCCAAATTAAATTCAATCCGAATCGTGTAAGCTATAAGGAACTATTGGATCTTTTCTGGCGGCAAATCGATCCCACCGATCCTGGTGGACAATTCCACGATCGCGGTGAATCCTATCAGACAGCCATCTTCTATCACAGCGAAGAACAACGCCGGCTGGCCGAAGAATCTAAAAATGCTTTAATCAGTAGTTCGCATTTTGATAAGCCCATCGTTACTGAGATTCTCCCGGCTGTTCCCTTCTATCCGGCAGAAGATTACCACCAAGGTTATCATCAAAAGAATGCGTTTCGTTATGCTCTTTACCGTCAGGGCTCAGGCCGGGATGCCTTCATTAACAAACATTGGGCAAAAGAAAAGGAGCAATTAAAAAAGCGTTTAACACCGCTGCAATTTCATGTGACTCAGGAAAAAGGCACAGAACCTCCCTTTCAAAATGAGTTTTGGAATAACAAGCAAGAGGGGATTTACGTCGATGTCGTTTCCGGTGAGCCTCTTTTCAGTTCTAAGGATAAATTCGACAGTGGCTGCGGCTGGCCTAGTTTTACCAGACCGGTGTTAAAAAGCAATATCGTCGAAAAAATTGACCTCAGCCATAATATGACTCGCACAGAGGTCGTCAGCCGCAATTCCGAATCTCATTTGGGACATGTCTTCGATGACGGGCCTGGTCCGGATGGCTTGCGTTACTGCATCAATTCGGCGGCCCTGCGCTTCATACCAAAAGAAGATCTGGAACGTGAAGGGTATGGAGATCTACTCCGTTTGTTCCGGGATTAG
- a CDS encoding MATE family efflux transporter, whose product MEENQSMALKPQTMTQGPIGRQIIIFSLPLLGSSLIQQLYNTVDLIFVGRFLNPSAAAAVGAGSLLVFCALGIFIGLSVGTGVVTARYLGAGDYERVNKTIHTAMAMSIYGGAVFTLLGIGLAPLLLKLLNTPQEIMAQATLYIRIYFCGFMAMSSYNMGAGILRALGDSKSPMIYQLIGGLGNVGANFLFIPILGWGVGGSAVATLCSQTVAALLVFLHLVRGNRYYRLRLKGLSIAREYGGRILAVGIPAGIQGVVVTLSNLLVQSHINTLSINSIAAFTAYFRVELFIYLPILAISQTAGIFAGHNIGAGKLNRVRKGTRVCLAIGVITAVSLSGSVLLMGEHLFALFTNSKAVVAIGLELAKVTFPFYFIYVFLEIFASVVRGAGKAIPPMIIILVTLCGLRLILVNVFMHLWPSATSVAVVYPLTWLTAALALGGYYFLGKWGKQEG is encoded by the coding sequence ATGGAAGAAAATCAAAGCATGGCCCTAAAGCCTCAGACCATGACCCAAGGCCCCATAGGCAGGCAGATCATCATTTTCTCCTTGCCCCTGCTGGGCAGCAGTTTAATTCAGCAGCTGTATAATACGGTGGATTTGATCTTTGTCGGCCGCTTTCTGAATCCCAGTGCTGCCGCCGCCGTGGGTGCCGGCAGCTTATTGGTTTTTTGTGCCTTAGGTATCTTTATCGGCCTGAGTGTAGGTACGGGCGTGGTTACGGCCCGCTATCTCGGGGCGGGAGACTATGAACGGGTCAATAAGACGATTCACACCGCCATGGCGATGAGCATTTACGGCGGTGCGGTCTTTACTCTTTTGGGAATAGGTCTGGCACCACTTCTTTTAAAGCTGCTGAATACCCCCCAGGAAATCATGGCCCAGGCAACGTTATATATCCGCATCTATTTTTGCGGATTTATGGCCATGAGCAGCTATAATATGGGCGCCGGGATTCTGCGCGCTTTGGGAGACTCCAAATCGCCTATGATCTATCAGCTTATCGGGGGCTTAGGGAATGTAGGGGCGAACTTCCTGTTTATTCCCATTCTGGGCTGGGGAGTGGGGGGATCTGCGGTGGCCACCTTATGCTCCCAGACAGTGGCGGCCTTATTGGTGTTTCTTCATCTAGTCCGGGGGAATAGGTATTACCGTCTGCGCTTAAAGGGCTTGAGTATAGCAAGGGAGTACGGAGGCAGGATTTTAGCCGTGGGCATTCCGGCGGGCATTCAAGGGGTAGTCGTTACCTTATCCAACCTTTTGGTCCAGTCCCATATCAATACTCTCAGTATCAATAGTATTGCCGCCTTTACCGCCTATTTCAGGGTGGAGCTGTTTATCTATCTGCCGATTTTAGCCATAAGCCAGACGGCAGGGATTTTTGCCGGCCACAATATCGGGGCGGGAAAGCTGAACCGCGTCAGGAAAGGAACCCGGGTCTGCCTGGCCATCGGAGTTATAACTGCGGTGAGCCTTAGCGGGAGTGTGCTTCTGATGGGAGAGCATCTTTTTGCTCTTTTCACTAATTCCAAAGCAGTGGTGGCGATCGGGCTGGAGTTGGCTAAAGTTACCTTTCCTTTTTATTTTATCTACGTGTTTTTAGAGATCTTTGCCTCGGTAGTACGGGGAGCCGGCAAGGCCATACCGCCGATGATCATCATTTTAGTGACTCTATGCGGCTTGCGGCTTATTTTGGTGAATGTATTTATGCACTTATGGCCTTCGGCCACCAGTGTGGCGGTTGTTTATCCTCTTACCTGGCTGACGGCTGCTCTTGCGCTGGGAGGCTATTACTTTCTGGGGAAATGGGGTAAACAGGAAGGTTAA
- a CDS encoding MgtC/SapB family protein: MALLLISDYEMALRLLLACILGGIVGWEREKIHKPAGLRTHILVALGAALVTIVSMFAFTSFDYANKDPGRIAANIVTGIGFLGAGTIMREGTSVKGLTTAASIWVVAAIGMAVATGMYYSSLITTFLVFLTLDGFFEKLLFRNQQLLKVCIANEFKLTEIGEVFEKNGITIKHVSILPIKFSRNIPVEFRIRVPKDIDYFKILGEIVAIDGVTMEESMPLYRR, from the coding sequence GTGGCTCTATTGTTGATTAGCGATTATGAAATGGCCTTAAGACTTTTGTTAGCCTGTATCTTAGGTGGGATTGTCGGTTGGGAACGGGAGAAGATCCACAAACCCGCAGGATTAAGAACACATATACTCGTAGCTTTGGGGGCTGCTTTGGTCACTATCGTGTCTATGTTTGCTTTTACTTCATTTGATTATGCCAATAAAGATCCGGGAAGAATAGCGGCTAATATCGTAACCGGTATTGGATTTTTGGGCGCCGGCACCATCATGCGCGAGGGCACCTCAGTCAAAGGGCTAACAACGGCCGCCAGCATTTGGGTGGTAGCGGCGATTGGCATGGCAGTGGCTACAGGGATGTATTATTCTTCATTAATAACCACCTTCCTGGTCTTCCTGACCTTGGACGGCTTTTTTGAAAAGCTTCTCTTTCGCAACCAGCAGTTACTAAAAGTGTGTATTGCCAATGAATTTAAGCTGACAGAAATTGGTGAGGTTTTTGAAAAAAATGGCATCACGATTAAACATGTTTCCATTCTGCCGATCAAGTTTTCCAGGAATATTCCAGTTGAGTTCAGAATCAGGGTGCCTAAAGATATTGACTACTTCAAGATTTTAGGGGAGATTGTGGCTATTGATGGTGTAACGATGGAGGAGAGTATGCCCCTGTACCGGCGGTAA
- a CDS encoding ABC transporter ATP-binding protein, which translates to MSEVILEGQGLTRRYTTDTGRVLTACRNVDITLSVGETLGIVGESGCGKSTLLRLLTRLEKPDEGKLLFRGKDVTGLKGEALRRDRRHIQMVFQDPAAAFFPRMKAGEAIIEPLLNFNRLSRQQRLKRQEELLELVQLPKDYAGRYPHSMSGGQRQRLGIARALALDPEILICDEATAALDVSVQKRIIDLLMELQRRRRLGIIFVSHDLALVQSIAHRVMVMYLGGVVECLPGEQVWERACHPYSRALINSVFTVDMDFTKPITLLEGDIPSPLDMPQGCAFHVRCPQRMEQCRQVAPPFYQIAPHHRVACHLFAHQKKG; encoded by the coding sequence ATGAGTGAAGTCATATTGGAAGGTCAGGGATTGACTCGCAGATATACGACGGATACAGGCCGCGTTCTCACAGCTTGCCGTAATGTAGATATTACCTTAAGCGTAGGGGAGACTTTGGGAATTGTGGGCGAGAGCGGTTGTGGCAAAAGTACCTTGCTGAGACTGCTCACCCGGCTGGAAAAACCAGATGAAGGAAAGCTGCTGTTTCGCGGCAAGGATGTTACCGGCTTAAAGGGAGAGGCTTTGCGCCGGGACCGTCGCCATATTCAGATGGTTTTTCAGGATCCGGCGGCGGCTTTTTTCCCGCGCATGAAAGCCGGAGAGGCGATCATCGAACCTCTGCTTAATTTTAACAGACTATCCCGTCAGCAAAGGTTAAAGCGCCAGGAGGAACTTTTGGAACTGGTCCAATTACCTAAAGATTATGCCGGCCGCTACCCCCACTCGATGAGCGGGGGGCAGCGGCAGCGTTTGGGTATTGCCCGGGCTTTAGCCCTGGATCCGGAGATTTTGATCTGTGACGAAGCCACAGCAGCCCTGGATGTTTCTGTGCAAAAGCGCATTATTGATCTGCTGATGGAACTTCAACGCCGGCGCCGGTTAGGCATCATCTTTGTCTCCCATGATCTGGCCCTGGTGCAATCCATAGCCCATCGGGTTATGGTGATGTATTTAGGCGGGGTAGTGGAGTGCCTGCCGGGGGAGCAGGTGTGGGAGCGGGCCTGTCACCCTTACTCCAGGGCCCTGATCAATTCGGTGTTTACCGTCGATATGGACTTTACTAAGCCGATAACCTTACTGGAAGGAGATATTCCCAGCCCCCTGGATATGCCCCAAGGCTGCGCCTTTCATGTTCGGTGTCCCCAGCGCATGGAGCAGTGTCGGCAGGTGGCCCCTCCGTTTTATCAGATCGCTCCCCATCATCGGGTAGCCTGCCACCTGTTTGCGCATCAGAAGAAGGGATGA
- the nikB gene encoding nickel ABC transporter permease, producing the protein MLKGQIAKRLLQIIMVLLGISLMSFLLIYLAPGDPVRAMFAVSGSIPSEEVLEQMREEMGLNQPFWIQYGTWLLKCLQGDFGISYSQGKPVSQLLAIKVMPTLQLASLSLVLMLIMAVPLGALSALYQNRPLDYIIRGGTFFGISMPNFWVGLLLLYFVALKLGLLPVVSTGMGLKKMLLPAFTLAFAMAGKYARQVRAAILEEMNQDYVYGALARGLSESTVLWRHIIPNAMLPLLTMLGLSLGSLLGGTAVVEVIFSYPALGKLAISAITSMDYPLIQGYVLWIALIYMLVNLAVDISYSFLDPRLRKGV; encoded by the coding sequence ATGCTGAAAGGCCAGATAGCTAAACGTCTTTTACAGATTATCATGGTTTTGCTGGGAATAAGCTTAATGAGCTTTCTGCTTATCTACTTAGCTCCGGGTGATCCCGTGCGGGCGATGTTTGCGGTCAGCGGCAGCATCCCCTCCGAAGAGGTTTTAGAGCAGATGCGCGAGGAGATGGGATTGAATCAGCCCTTTTGGATTCAATATGGAACATGGCTGCTGAAATGTCTCCAGGGGGATTTTGGCATCTCCTATAGCCAGGGCAAGCCGGTATCCCAGCTTTTGGCAATCAAAGTGATGCCGACTTTGCAGCTGGCTTCTCTCTCGCTGGTGCTGATGTTGATTATGGCTGTTCCCCTTGGCGCTCTTTCGGCCCTTTATCAAAACCGTCCTCTTGACTATATCATAAGGGGTGGCACCTTTTTCGGAATCTCGATGCCCAACTTCTGGGTGGGACTGTTATTGCTCTATTTTGTGGCTTTAAAGCTGGGTTTGCTGCCGGTAGTCTCCACAGGCATGGGGCTAAAAAAGATGCTTTTGCCTGCTTTTACCCTGGCCTTTGCCATGGCGGGGAAATACGCGCGGCAGGTTCGGGCGGCAATCCTGGAGGAAATGAATCAGGACTATGTCTACGGAGCCTTAGCCAGGGGGCTTTCCGAGTCCACCGTCTTATGGCGCCATATTATACCCAATGCCATGCTGCCTCTGCTCACCATGCTGGGACTTTCTTTAGGCTCCCTTTTAGGGGGAACAGCTGTGGTCGAGGTTATTTTCTCCTATCCGGCTCTGGGGAAGTTGGCGATTTCCGCCATTACCTCTATGGATTATCCTCTGATTCAGGGTTATGTGCTCTGGATTGCGTTGATTTATATGCTTGTGAACCTGGCGGTGGATATATCCTATAGCTTTTTGGATCCGCGCCTGAGAAAAGGGGTGTGA
- the arr gene encoding NAD(+)--rifampin ADP-ribosyltransferase: MHKKRELIETGPFYHGTKADLKIGDLLEPGYSSNYGKRKKANYVYLTAALDAAVWGAELAVGDGPGRIYCVEPTGTFENDPNLTDKKFPGNPTRSYRTQHPLHVVGEVLEWEGHSPEALQKMRDHLDELKRLGIEAIND; this comes from the coding sequence GTGCATAAAAAAAGAGAACTGATTGAAACCGGACCTTTCTATCACGGTACAAAAGCCGACTTGAAGATAGGAGACTTGCTGGAGCCTGGCTATAGCTCTAACTATGGCAAGCGAAAGAAGGCCAACTATGTCTATCTGACTGCGGCCTTGGATGCGGCCGTGTGGGGAGCAGAACTTGCAGTGGGCGACGGACCCGGTCGTATCTATTGTGTGGAGCCCACCGGCACCTTCGAGAATGATCCCAATCTGACGGATAAGAAGTTCCCGGGGAACCCGACCAGATCCTATCGCACCCAACATCCCTTGCACGTAGTAGGCGAAGTCTTGGAATGGGAAGGACACTCCCCAGAGGCGCTCCAGAAAATGCGGGATCATCTTGACGAACTCAAACGTCTCGGCATTGAGGCGATAAACGACTGA
- the nikC gene encoding nickel transporter permease, whose protein sequence is MNKTKKRLAFSLLFVMVLAGIAIFAPYIATHDPRHAILSAAVKPPSSEHWFGTDPMGRDLFSRIVYGARTSLSSTLILVLSIFTLGGVMGIVAGYFGGIVDAVIMRISDMMVSFPGMALAIAMAGIMGPSITNAVIAITIVSWTKYARIARSLVLKIKHQEYILAAQMAGGRARHILWRYMLPSVLPTLVITAATDMGGMMLELAGFSFLGLGAQSTSIEWGYMLNEGRAYMESTPWLIIFPGISIFVAVVAFNLLGDNLRDLLDPRDENTTFYKRKRRRINVKKFLKVTAIVAMVSLMLGTLSGCGGTAASAGDTTKTAHLNFGCYNYSDSIDPATNTNSSWCFVRYGIGENLFKFSDQVVAEPNLCDNYTVSDDFTQWQLHIREGVKFSNGNAVTATAVKASLERLYAETDAAQGGKGNSNPDGYLVYESITADDATGVVTLTCSEPTENIPGILAYPYFAIVDVTQADQEIIGTGPYKVKSTNTGVSMEVERNEYYWNGPVPYDSITIIFIDDSSTKAMALKSGDVDLVENVTTASDLNALQNDSAYYVSTAAGVRTANAYMNHKGALSNKALRQAIMMALDKETMCSITTSGMYTAGISVLPSSLDYNYDQLTNPYPFNKQAAIDVLDEAGIVDRDGDGWRELNGKTIDLDHVAFTSRNLDQLAQAVALQLNEIGIKVTVNIRDYDTALALSNAGEFDLFTCNTLTVGVGDPQDYLGNWYSKNSGNYGYYSNPQYDQLYEQLTTELDRENRVNLITQLQQILIDDAATIAYGYYNSRMISNAAKVTGADIATIDYYWLTTDIKPVE, encoded by the coding sequence GTGAACAAAACAAAAAAGAGGCTGGCCTTTTCCTTGCTGTTTGTCATGGTCCTGGCTGGAATCGCCATATTTGCCCCTTACATAGCTACCCATGATCCCCGCCACGCTATTTTAAGTGCAGCTGTAAAACCGCCCAGCAGTGAGCATTGGTTTGGCACAGATCCTATGGGCAGGGATTTGTTTTCCCGGATTGTTTACGGAGCCCGCACCTCTCTCTCCTCCACCTTGATTTTGGTACTGAGTATTTTTACACTGGGCGGAGTCATGGGGATTGTGGCCGGCTATTTTGGCGGTATAGTGGATGCTGTCATCATGCGTATATCGGATATGATGGTGTCCTTTCCGGGGATGGCTTTAGCTATTGCTATGGCAGGGATTATGGGACCGAGTATTACCAACGCGGTTATAGCCATTACCATTGTCAGCTGGACGAAGTATGCACGGATTGCCCGCAGCCTGGTTCTGAAGATCAAGCATCAGGAGTATATTCTGGCGGCGCAAATGGCAGGAGGCAGGGCCCGCCATATACTTTGGCGCTATATGCTGCCTTCGGTGCTGCCCACTTTAGTTATAACGGCAGCTACCGATATGGGGGGCATGATGCTGGAACTGGCCGGCTTCTCCTTTTTGGGCCTGGGAGCTCAGTCGACCTCCATTGAATGGGGCTATATGCTCAATGAGGGCAGGGCTTATATGGAATCGACTCCATGGCTGATTATTTTTCCAGGTATCTCTATTTTCGTTGCCGTAGTGGCTTTTAATCTTCTGGGGGACAACCTGCGGGATCTTCTCGATCCCCGGGATGAAAATACAACATTTTATAAAAGGAAAAGGAGAAGGATAAACGTGAAAAAGTTCTTAAAAGTCACGGCCATCGTAGCGATGGTTTCCCTGATGCTGGGGACATTAAGTGGTTGTGGCGGCACTGCCGCCTCAGCCGGAGACACCACCAAGACAGCCCATCTGAATTTTGGCTGCTATAATTATTCGGACTCTATTGATCCCGCCACCAATACCAATTCCAGCTGGTGCTTTGTGCGCTATGGGATCGGGGAAAACTTGTTTAAATTTTCCGATCAGGTGGTAGCCGAGCCTAATCTTTGCGATAACTACACGGTTTCCGATGATTTTACCCAGTGGCAGCTTCATATTCGTGAAGGAGTGAAATTTTCCAATGGCAATGCTGTCACAGCGACTGCGGTAAAAGCCTCCCTTGAGCGCCTTTATGCGGAAACAGATGCTGCACAAGGGGGGAAAGGCAATTCCAACCCCGACGGTTATCTGGTTTATGAATCCATCACGGCCGATGATGCAACAGGTGTTGTGACCTTAACGTGCTCTGAGCCTACCGAGAATATTCCCGGCATCCTGGCATATCCTTATTTTGCCATAGTCGACGTCACCCAAGCCGATCAGGAGATCATCGGCACCGGGCCCTATAAGGTTAAAAGCACCAACACCGGCGTGAGCATGGAAGTTGAACGCAACGAATACTATTGGAACGGCCCTGTACCTTACGATAGCATTACGATTATATTTATTGATGACAGCTCTACCAAAGCGATGGCCTTAAAAAGCGGAGATGTTGATTTGGTGGAGAATGTTACCACCGCCAGTGATTTAAATGCTCTTCAAAATGACAGCGCCTATTATGTCTCCACAGCTGCCGGTGTGCGCACCGCCAATGCTTATATGAACCACAAAGGTGCCTTAAGCAATAAGGCTCTCCGTCAGGCGATCATGATGGCTTTGGATAAAGAAACCATGTGCAGTATTACCACCTCGGGAATGTATACAGCCGGTATTTCCGTATTGCCCTCCTCCTTGGATTACAATTATGATCAATTAACCAATCCCTATCCTTTTAACAAGCAGGCGGCTATTGACGTTCTGGATGAGGCAGGGATTGTCGATCGTGACGGGGATGGCTGGAGAGAATTGAACGGCAAGACTATTGATCTTGATCATGTGGCTTTCACCAGCCGTAACCTGGATCAACTTGCTCAAGCGGTAGCTTTACAGCTTAATGAGATCGGAATAAAGGTGACCGTGAATATCCGGGATTATGATACCGCCCTGGCCCTGAGCAATGCCGGAGAATTTGATCTATTCACTTGCAATACCCTGACTGTGGGCGTAGGGGACCCTCAGGATTATCTGGGCAATTGGTATTCCAAGAACTCAGGCAACTATGGCTATTACAGCAATCCCCAGTATGATCAGCTTTATGAACAGCTGACGACGGAACTGGACAGGGAAAACCGGGTCAACCTGATCACCCAACTGCAGCAGATTTTGATTGATGACGCGGCAACGATCGCTTACGGTTATTACAATAGCCGCATGATCAGCAATGCAGCCAAGGTCACAGGAGCGGATATTGCTACCATCGATTATTATTGGCTGACCACAGATATTAAACCTGTGGAGTAA
- a CDS encoding DUF2695 domain-containing protein, producing MIVMPEKTFQEEGQAELPLLKDKKLIKEEVNRRLVHGIKQGHLEYDALYNHEKSSLNKDAEILSMLFQRLFFYRLNEKLGAFHCDHTYRFSRQILTQMQLNRGKINDILEIFQKNGGVCDCEVLYNVESRLIGKDSPI from the coding sequence ATGATAGTCATGCCGGAGAAGACTTTTCAGGAAGAAGGACAAGCAGAATTACCCCTTCTTAAGGATAAGAAATTGATTAAAGAAGAGGTTAACCGACGTTTGGTTCATGGGATTAAGCAGGGACATCTGGAATACGATGCTCTCTATAATCATGAGAAATCCAGTTTGAACAAAGATGCTGAGATCTTAAGCATGCTTTTTCAGCGTCTGTTCTTTTATCGGTTAAATGAAAAGCTAGGAGCCTTCCACTGTGACCATACTTATCGTTTCAGCCGGCAAATACTAACCCAGATGCAGCTTAACCGCGGCAAAATCAACGATATCCTGGAGATTTTCCAAAAGAACGGCGGCGTGTGTGACTGTGAAGTGCTCTATAATGTTGAAAGTCGCTTAATCGGCAAAGACTCTCCAATCTAA
- a CDS encoding M14 family metallopeptidase, whose protein sequence is MTPWKIGGVKLQPGEKKQILICPNVKGYQIPATAIYGQKPGPTLTATAGIHSGEYPGVAALIRLAKDIEPFLLAGKLLLLPSVNMSGFWGQSIDLVPEDGTNLNACYPGSSSGSTGQRIADYFVREIFPDTDFLVDLHSGGRTEPLTPCLFFPAGASPQVSQTSLAAARATNIPYLISSYASRGEYSYAAMAMNIPGLLLERGYCGYCHEEWVEEYAKDVRLILKHLEMLDYEAAEEVCAKTVFEQTIYLTCQEQGLWYPAIKEDQVVEKGQLLGHTEDIWGNALHEYRAESRGRVFYYTSGLAVNEGDPLVAYGVCAGT, encoded by the coding sequence TTGACACCTTGGAAAATCGGCGGCGTGAAACTGCAGCCTGGTGAGAAAAAGCAAATCCTGATCTGCCCCAATGTGAAGGGTTACCAGATACCGGCTACAGCCATTTATGGTCAAAAACCGGGGCCAACCCTTACGGCGACGGCAGGAATTCATAGCGGGGAATACCCTGGAGTTGCAGCTCTTATTCGTTTAGCCAAAGACATTGAACCCTTCCTCCTGGCGGGGAAACTGCTCTTGCTGCCCAGTGTAAACATGAGTGGATTTTGGGGCCAAAGCATTGACTTGGTACCGGAAGACGGAACCAACTTGAATGCCTGCTATCCCGGCAGCTCCAGCGGTTCGACAGGCCAAAGGATTGCTGATTATTTCGTCCGGGAAATCTTCCCGGACACGGATTTTTTGGTTGATCTCCATAGCGGGGGACGGACAGAGCCGTTGACCCCCTGCTTGTTTTTCCCGGCGGGAGCCTCGCCGCAAGTCAGTCAAACCTCTTTGGCGGCGGCCAGGGCAACGAATATACCTTATCTCATCTCTTCTTATGCTTCCCGAGGGGAGTATAGCTATGCCGCCATGGCCATGAATATTCCCGGCCTGCTCTTGGAACGGGGGTATTGCGGCTATTGCCATGAGGAATGGGTTGAAGAGTATGCGAAGGATGTGCGGCTGATCCTGAAGCACTTAGAGATGCTGGACTATGAGGCAGCTGAAGAAGTTTGCGCCAAAACTGTGTTTGAACAGACGATCTATCTCACCTGTCAAGAACAGGGCTTATGGTATCCGGCTATAAAAGAGGATCAGGTGGTGGAGAAAGGCCAGCTTCTGGGTCATACCGAGGATATTTGGGGCAACGCCTTGCATGAATACCGGGCGGAAAGCAGGGGGCGGGTCTTTTACTATACATCCGGCTTAGCGGTCAATGAGGGAGATCCTCTGGTTGCCTATGGGGTCTGTGCGGGAACATAA
- a CDS encoding ABC transporter ATP-binding protein, with protein sequence MMLSYRDVTIAYHDATPSLVDFSLEIKSGEIVALVGESGSGKTTAIRAAMGLLPGGGEISKGDILFDGSSLLQLSAGQWQALRGRQMSMIFQDSGAMLNPIRTIGSQFVEYIRAHEAVPKQEAWEMGRVMLERMGLPHSQTIMKSYPFQLSGGMRQRVGIAMAMVFQPRLLLADEPTSALDVTTQSQIVQQMMDLRKDYGTSILLVTHNLGVAAYMADYILVMCNGLTVDRGDRETILRHSKSPYTRELLAAVPAMGVKGDE encoded by the coding sequence ATGATGCTCAGTTATCGCGATGTGACCATTGCCTATCATGATGCCACACCATCCCTTGTGGATTTCAGCCTGGAGATTAAAAGCGGAGAAATTGTAGCCTTGGTGGGAGAAAGCGGCAGTGGCAAGACCACCGCTATTCGTGCGGCAATGGGACTATTGCCGGGCGGGGGGGAAATTAGCAAAGGGGATATTCTCTTTGACGGCAGCTCCCTTTTGCAGTTGTCTGCTGGTCAATGGCAAGCCTTAAGAGGTAGACAAATGTCCATGATCTTTCAGGATTCGGGTGCCATGCTCAATCCCATCCGCACCATTGGCAGTCAGTTTGTAGAGTATATTCGGGCCCATGAAGCCGTGCCTAAACAAGAGGCCTGGGAGATGGGCCGGGTGATGCTGGAACGGATGGGGCTGCCCCACAGTCAGACGATTATGAAATCCTATCCTTTTCAACTTTCGGGAGGGATGCGTCAACGTGTGGGCATCGCTATGGCTATGGTGTTTCAGCCCCGCCTTTTGTTAGCGGATGAACCCACCAGTGCCCTGGATGTGACAACTCAGTCCCAGATAGTCCAGCAGATGATGGATTTGCGCAAGGATTACGGTACATCCATTTTATTGGTTACCCATAATCTGGGGGTTGCGGCCTATATGGCCGACTATATTTTAGTGATGTGCAATGGGCTGACCGTGGATCGGGGAGATCGAGAGACGATTTTGCGCCACTCTAAATCCCCCTATACCCGCGAGTTGCTGGCGGCAGTACCGGCCATGGGAGTGAAAGGCGATGAGTGA